The proteins below come from a single Oncorhynchus gorbuscha isolate QuinsamMale2020 ecotype Even-year linkage group LG12, OgorEven_v1.0, whole genome shotgun sequence genomic window:
- the papola gene encoding poly(A) polymerase alpha isoform X2, which yields MPFPSTNQVLLGRETPKHYGITSPISLAQAKEADLVLTHRLTEALKPYGVFEEELELQRRIHVLGKLNTLVKEWIRDVSETKNLPASVIETVGGKIFTFGSYRLGVHTKGADIDALCVAPRHVERTDFFSSFLDKLKEQEEVKDLRAVEEAFVPVIKLSFDSIEIDILFARLALQTIPENLDLRDDGLLKNLDIRCIRSLNGCRVTDEILHLVPNIENFRLTLRTIKLWAKRHNIYSNILGFLGGVSWAMLVARTCQLYPNAVASTLVHKFFLVFSKWEWPNPVLLKQPEDCNMNLPVWDPRVTPSDRYHLMPIITPAYPQQNSTYNVSASTRAVMVDEFKQGLAITDDILQSKAEWSKLFEAPNFFQKYKHYIVLLASAPTEKQHLEWVGLVESKIRILVGNLEKNEFITLAHVNPQSFPGPKESMEKEEVSTMWVIGVIFKKMEASENLNVDLTIDIQSFTDTVYRQAMNSKMFEADMKIQAMHVKRRQLHQLLPDLVMPKRRKHSTEGLRQMNDSSLDLSLDSDNSMSVPSPTAMPATVPTSTPVKCGPLGPPPSPLAAAAGQPEAPAVKRPGSPMQEERKRFKSDAEDSAVEKKPSGDTVPTSLTPSPPPTMGPPAAPHTSRQEMLEEENPSPVPETRTTENGAAAGEECTTVEEQVNEDSMCEEMPASEGEGKMEADIKRMVSADLSDVPLLPANPIPVVKNSIKLRLSR from the exons ATGCCCTT TCCGTCTACAAACCAGGTGTTGTTGGGTCGGGAAACACCCAAGCACTATGGGATCACTTCTCCTATCAGCCTGGCCCAAGCCAAGGAGGCTGACCTGGTCCTCACACACAGGCTGACTGAGGCCCTGAAACCATACGGGGTGTTTGAAGAGGAGCTGGAACTACAGCGCAG AATACATGTGTTGGGAAAACTGAACACACTGGTGAAGGAATGGATCCGTGATGTCAGTGAGACAAAG AATCTGCCTGCCTCAGTGATTGAAACGGTTGGAGGGAAGATCTTCACATTTGGGTCCTACAGGTTAGGAGTCCACACTAAAG GTGCTGACATTGATGCCCTGTGTGTGGCTCCTCGGCATGTGGAGAGAACAGACTTCTTCTCCTCGTTCCTGGACAAGctgaaggagcaggaggaggtcaAAGATTTGAGG GCTGTTGAGGAGGCATTTGTCCCCGTGATAAAGCTGTCTTTCGACAGCATTGAG ATCGACATCCTGTTTGCTCGGTTAGCGTTGCAAACCATCCCAGAGAATCTGGACCTCCGAGATGACGGGTTGCTGAAGAACCTTGACATCCGCTGCATTAGGAGTCTCAATG gtTGTAGAGTTACAGATGAAATCCTCCATCTTGTGCCCAACATTGAGAACTTCAGACTGACACTGAGGACCATCAAGCTGTGGGCTAAAC gtcataacatCTACAGTAATATCCTGGGCTTCCTGGGTGGAGTCTCCTGGGCCATGCTGGTAGCCAGGACCTGCCAGCTCTACCCCAACGCCGTGGCCTCCACCCTTGTACACAAGTTCTTCCTCGTATTCTCCAAATG GGAATGGCCCAACCCTGTTCTCCTGAAGCAGCCAGAGGACTGCAACATGAACCTGCCAGTCTGGGACCCCAGG GTGACCCCCAGTGACCGGTACCACCTGATGCCCATCATCACACCAGCCTACCCCCAGCAGAACTCTACCTACAACGTCTCTGCCTCTACGCGTGCCGTCATGGTGGACGAGTTCAAACAGG GTCTGGCCATCACAGATGACATTTTGCAGAGTAAAGCAGAGTGGTCCAAACTATTTGAAGCACCAAACTTCTTTCAGAAATACAA GCATTATATTGTGTTGCTAGCAAGCGCCCCCACCGAGAAGCAGCACCTGGAGTG GGTTGGTCTGGTTGAGTCTAAGATCAGGATCCTTGTGGGAAACCTGGAGAAGAATGAGTTCATAACGTTGGCCCATGTCAACCCCCAGTCATTCCCTGGACCCAAGGAAAGCATGGAGAA AGAGGAGGTCAGCACCATGTGGGTGATAGGGGTTATCTTTAAGAAGATGGAGGCATCAGAGAACCTCAACGTTGACCTGACTATTGACATCCAGTCCTTTACTGACACGG TGTACCGGCAGGCGATGAACAGCAAGATGTTTGAGGCGGACATGAAGATCCAGGCCATGCATGTGAAGAGGAGACAACTTCACCAGCTACTGCCCGACCTGGTCATGCCCAAACGCAGGAAG CACTCTACAGAGGGGCTTCGTCAGATGAATGACAGCAGTCTGGACTTATCGTTAGACAGTGACAACAGTATGTCTGTGCCATCCCCCACGGCCATGCCAGCCACTGTGCCCACGTCAACCCCAGTGAAGTGTGGCCCACTGGGTCCCCCTCCAAGTCCCCTTGCGGCTGCAGCCGGCCAGCCTGAGGCCCCAGCTGTGAAGAGACCTGGCTCCCCTATGCAGGAAGAGAGGAAGCGGTTCAAATCAGATGCTGAG GATTCAGCTGTTGAGAAAAAGCCTTCAGGAGACACAGTCCCCACAAgcctgaccccctctcctccacccaccatGGGCCCCCCAGCGGCCCCCCACACCTCTCGCCAGGAAATGCTGGAGGAGGAGAACCCCTCCCCAGTCCCAGAGACTAGGACAACAGAGAATGGGGCAGCTGCCGGAGAGGAGTGCACCACTGTGGAGGAACAG GTCAATGAGGACAGTATGTGCGAGGAGATGCCTGCTTCTGAAGGGGAAGGCAAGATGGAGGCAGATATTAAG CGAATGGTCAGTGCAGATCTGTCTGATGTGCCCCTCCTGCCAGCCAACCCCATTCCAGTGGTGAAGAACTCTATAAAGCTTCGCCTCAGCAGgtag
- the papola gene encoding poly(A) polymerase alpha isoform X1 → MRGCQSHVCNKNKEKEKERKKGRASSPSTNQVLLGRETPKHYGITSPISLAQAKEADLVLTHRLTEALKPYGVFEEELELQRRIHVLGKLNTLVKEWIRDVSETKNLPASVIETVGGKIFTFGSYRLGVHTKGADIDALCVAPRHVERTDFFSSFLDKLKEQEEVKDLRAVEEAFVPVIKLSFDSIEIDILFARLALQTIPENLDLRDDGLLKNLDIRCIRSLNGCRVTDEILHLVPNIENFRLTLRTIKLWAKRHNIYSNILGFLGGVSWAMLVARTCQLYPNAVASTLVHKFFLVFSKWEWPNPVLLKQPEDCNMNLPVWDPRVTPSDRYHLMPIITPAYPQQNSTYNVSASTRAVMVDEFKQGLAITDDILQSKAEWSKLFEAPNFFQKYKHYIVLLASAPTEKQHLEWVGLVESKIRILVGNLEKNEFITLAHVNPQSFPGPKESMEKEEVSTMWVIGVIFKKMEASENLNVDLTIDIQSFTDTVYRQAMNSKMFEADMKIQAMHVKRRQLHQLLPDLVMPKRRKHSTEGLRQMNDSSLDLSLDSDNSMSVPSPTAMPATVPTSTPVKCGPLGPPPSPLAAAAGQPEAPAVKRPGSPMQEERKRFKSDAEDSAVEKKPSGDTVPTSLTPSPPPTMGPPAAPHTSRQEMLEEENPSPVPETRTTENGAAAGEECTTVEEQVNEDSMCEEMPASEGEGKMEADIKRMVSADLSDVPLLPANPIPVVKNSIKLRLSR, encoded by the exons ATGCGAGGTTGCCAGTCCCATGTTTGcaacaaaaataaagaaaaagagaaagaaagaaagaagggaagagCTAGCAG TCCGTCTACAAACCAGGTGTTGTTGGGTCGGGAAACACCCAAGCACTATGGGATCACTTCTCCTATCAGCCTGGCCCAAGCCAAGGAGGCTGACCTGGTCCTCACACACAGGCTGACTGAGGCCCTGAAACCATACGGGGTGTTTGAAGAGGAGCTGGAACTACAGCGCAG AATACATGTGTTGGGAAAACTGAACACACTGGTGAAGGAATGGATCCGTGATGTCAGTGAGACAAAG AATCTGCCTGCCTCAGTGATTGAAACGGTTGGAGGGAAGATCTTCACATTTGGGTCCTACAGGTTAGGAGTCCACACTAAAG GTGCTGACATTGATGCCCTGTGTGTGGCTCCTCGGCATGTGGAGAGAACAGACTTCTTCTCCTCGTTCCTGGACAAGctgaaggagcaggaggaggtcaAAGATTTGAGG GCTGTTGAGGAGGCATTTGTCCCCGTGATAAAGCTGTCTTTCGACAGCATTGAG ATCGACATCCTGTTTGCTCGGTTAGCGTTGCAAACCATCCCAGAGAATCTGGACCTCCGAGATGACGGGTTGCTGAAGAACCTTGACATCCGCTGCATTAGGAGTCTCAATG gtTGTAGAGTTACAGATGAAATCCTCCATCTTGTGCCCAACATTGAGAACTTCAGACTGACACTGAGGACCATCAAGCTGTGGGCTAAAC gtcataacatCTACAGTAATATCCTGGGCTTCCTGGGTGGAGTCTCCTGGGCCATGCTGGTAGCCAGGACCTGCCAGCTCTACCCCAACGCCGTGGCCTCCACCCTTGTACACAAGTTCTTCCTCGTATTCTCCAAATG GGAATGGCCCAACCCTGTTCTCCTGAAGCAGCCAGAGGACTGCAACATGAACCTGCCAGTCTGGGACCCCAGG GTGACCCCCAGTGACCGGTACCACCTGATGCCCATCATCACACCAGCCTACCCCCAGCAGAACTCTACCTACAACGTCTCTGCCTCTACGCGTGCCGTCATGGTGGACGAGTTCAAACAGG GTCTGGCCATCACAGATGACATTTTGCAGAGTAAAGCAGAGTGGTCCAAACTATTTGAAGCACCAAACTTCTTTCAGAAATACAA GCATTATATTGTGTTGCTAGCAAGCGCCCCCACCGAGAAGCAGCACCTGGAGTG GGTTGGTCTGGTTGAGTCTAAGATCAGGATCCTTGTGGGAAACCTGGAGAAGAATGAGTTCATAACGTTGGCCCATGTCAACCCCCAGTCATTCCCTGGACCCAAGGAAAGCATGGAGAA AGAGGAGGTCAGCACCATGTGGGTGATAGGGGTTATCTTTAAGAAGATGGAGGCATCAGAGAACCTCAACGTTGACCTGACTATTGACATCCAGTCCTTTACTGACACGG TGTACCGGCAGGCGATGAACAGCAAGATGTTTGAGGCGGACATGAAGATCCAGGCCATGCATGTGAAGAGGAGACAACTTCACCAGCTACTGCCCGACCTGGTCATGCCCAAACGCAGGAAG CACTCTACAGAGGGGCTTCGTCAGATGAATGACAGCAGTCTGGACTTATCGTTAGACAGTGACAACAGTATGTCTGTGCCATCCCCCACGGCCATGCCAGCCACTGTGCCCACGTCAACCCCAGTGAAGTGTGGCCCACTGGGTCCCCCTCCAAGTCCCCTTGCGGCTGCAGCCGGCCAGCCTGAGGCCCCAGCTGTGAAGAGACCTGGCTCCCCTATGCAGGAAGAGAGGAAGCGGTTCAAATCAGATGCTGAG GATTCAGCTGTTGAGAAAAAGCCTTCAGGAGACACAGTCCCCACAAgcctgaccccctctcctccacccaccatGGGCCCCCCAGCGGCCCCCCACACCTCTCGCCAGGAAATGCTGGAGGAGGAGAACCCCTCCCCAGTCCCAGAGACTAGGACAACAGAGAATGGGGCAGCTGCCGGAGAGGAGTGCACCACTGTGGAGGAACAG GTCAATGAGGACAGTATGTGCGAGGAGATGCCTGCTTCTGAAGGGGAAGGCAAGATGGAGGCAGATATTAAG CGAATGGTCAGTGCAGATCTGTCTGATGTGCCCCTCCTGCCAGCCAACCCCATTCCAGTGGTGAAGAACTCTATAAAGCTTCGCCTCAGCAGgtag